In Halalkalibaculum roseum, a single window of DNA contains:
- a CDS encoding S9 family peptidase: MQLHHTRFSVLFILLSFMLVLPQTSNAQQNAQYSSVKEALQSSTKLRGSSGPRNVNWIDDGDRYSYMQYNSDTESTEIRAFNPATEEDVLIFNNKNYTFPDSQQSFDYRSFQWSKDSKYIVFQSNFRPVYRRSGISDYYLYSIDDDNLQLLVEDARTAELSPDGTKIGYEREGDLYVHDLNTDTEKQLTDSGSDNFYNGRFGWVYEEEFGLAQAWEWAPDSKSIAYWQTDETRVNIFQMTNYSGQHPEYVQIPYPKVGDENPKVKIGVVQIDSGDKQWMDLDIGDGYVPRIYWTSVANQLAVVHLNRPQNHLKLTFHNTKSGEGRLVMEEQSETWIDVFDFFAGINHLFFFPKQSKEFFWISDRDGFSHIYRYNYSGKLKNQVTKGDWEVTYVHTVDYGQNKIFFNSTEVSPLQRHLYSVDFNGENKKKLTTTEGTHNITMGPNGRYYLDSYSNINTPTQVELKSTEGDLLKRLEDNASVKEYLQEHVYAPKELFSFTTSDGQKLDGSVIKPVNFDPEKQYPLIMAIYGGPGAQGVYNTFETWGWAQYLAQEGYVIVNVNNRGSGGYGSEFEKVVYRQLGKWEAHDFVETAKYMAQKPWVDGENMAIRGHSYGGYMSSYTMFTHPDAFKLGIVGAPVTDWKLYDSIYTERYMGLLENNAEGYKQSAPITHADQLKGKLFVAHSAYDENVHVQNTMQLMTALAENGIDADLRIYPPGAHGVSFNSASYYLLYETYTEYLNRYLK, encoded by the coding sequence ATGCAACTCCACCACACACGTTTTTCGGTTCTCTTCATTCTGCTTTCCTTCATGCTGGTGCTGCCACAGACTTCGAATGCCCAGCAGAACGCCCAATACAGCAGTGTAAAAGAGGCACTTCAGTCCTCTACAAAACTGCGCGGTTCTTCGGGTCCGCGAAATGTTAACTGGATTGATGATGGTGATCGCTACTCCTACATGCAATATAACAGTGACACTGAGAGCACTGAAATCCGTGCCTTCAATCCCGCTACCGAAGAGGACGTGCTGATCTTCAATAACAAAAATTACACCTTCCCTGACAGCCAACAGTCATTTGACTATCGCTCTTTCCAATGGTCGAAGGATTCAAAGTACATTGTGTTTCAATCTAACTTCCGTCCGGTGTACCGAAGATCGGGTATATCCGACTACTACCTCTATTCAATAGATGATGATAATTTGCAATTATTAGTCGAGGATGCCAGAACCGCTGAACTTTCACCAGATGGCACAAAAATCGGTTACGAGCGAGAAGGTGACCTATATGTTCATGATCTTAATACAGACACTGAAAAGCAGCTAACGGATAGCGGAAGTGACAACTTCTACAACGGACGGTTCGGCTGGGTTTATGAAGAGGAGTTCGGCCTTGCCCAAGCATGGGAATGGGCGCCTGACAGCAAAAGTATTGCCTACTGGCAAACCGACGAGACCCGGGTTAACATCTTCCAGATGACCAACTATTCCGGACAGCATCCCGAGTACGTCCAAATACCATATCCCAAAGTGGGAGATGAGAATCCAAAAGTGAAGATAGGAGTCGTGCAGATTGATAGTGGTGACAAGCAATGGATGGATCTGGATATCGGAGACGGATACGTGCCGCGCATTTACTGGACTTCTGTTGCTAACCAGCTTGCTGTCGTACATTTGAACAGGCCACAAAATCATTTAAAGCTCACCTTCCATAATACAAAAAGCGGTGAAGGACGTCTGGTTATGGAGGAACAATCCGAAACATGGATCGACGTTTTTGATTTTTTCGCCGGCATCAACCACCTGTTTTTCTTTCCAAAGCAGAGCAAGGAATTCTTCTGGATTTCCGACCGCGACGGTTTCAGTCACATATACCGCTACAATTACAGCGGGAAGCTGAAAAACCAGGTCACGAAAGGCGACTGGGAAGTAACCTATGTTCATACAGTCGACTACGGTCAGAACAAAATATTTTTCAACTCAACTGAGGTTTCTCCACTACAACGCCACCTCTATTCTGTTGATTTCAATGGGGAAAACAAGAAGAAGCTGACTACTACTGAAGGTACCCACAATATTACCATGGGGCCGAATGGTCGGTATTACCTGGATAGCTACTCCAATATCAATACACCAACACAGGTAGAGTTGAAAAGCACGGAAGGTGATTTACTTAAGCGTCTTGAAGATAACGCTTCCGTTAAAGAGTACCTGCAAGAGCATGTATATGCCCCGAAAGAGCTCTTCAGCTTTACAACTTCCGACGGCCAAAAACTTGACGGCTCTGTGATCAAGCCGGTAAATTTCGACCCGGAAAAGCAATACCCTCTGATAATGGCCATTTATGGCGGTCCGGGAGCCCAAGGGGTTTATAACACCTTTGAAACCTGGGGGTGGGCACAGTATCTTGCCCAGGAAGGGTATGTTATCGTGAATGTAAACAACCGCGGAAGCGGAGGCTATGGCAGCGAATTCGAAAAAGTGGTTTATAGGCAACTTGGGAAATGGGAAGCTCACGATTTTGTAGAAACAGCAAAATATATGGCTCAGAAACCTTGGGTAGATGGCGAAAATATGGCTATTCGCGGACACAGTTACGGGGGATATATGAGTTCCTACACGATGTTCACCCATCCGGATGCTTTCAAATTAGGCATCGTCGGAGCCCCTGTAACCGACTGGAAGCTCTACGACAGCATATATACCGAACGGTATATGGGGCTGCTAGAGAACAATGCGGAGGGTTATAAGCAAAGTGCGCCAATCACGCATGCTGATCAACTTAAAGGTAAACTTTTTGTTGCTCATTCAGCCTACGATGAAAATGTTCACGTACAAAACACCATGCAGTTGATGACCGCATTAGCTGAAAATGGTATTGATGCCGATTTACGTATTTATCCGCCCGGCGCCCATGGTGTATCTTTCAACTCTGCAAGTTACTACTTGCTTTATGAAACCTACACCGAGTATTTGAACCGATATCTCAAGTAA
- a CDS encoding VIT1/CCC1 transporter family protein, whose translation MEENKDIRKKEEPPEHTLHSKEALVHRYQEFLGEFVYGGIDGSVTTFAVVAGSAGAGLDSSVIIILGFANLIADGFSMSVGSYLSNKSEREYFEKHEQIEHWEVENIPDKEREEIREIYRSKGFEGELLDEVVDVITSDKDRWVDVMMKEELGMMKQNKSPLAMGVVTFISFIMVGFIPLLIYVMDYVTETEMSHLFLTSILLTTIAFILIGLLKSFVNEKSILIGISETLFLGSAAAILAYYVGNILEKII comes from the coding sequence ATGGAAGAGAATAAGGATATCCGTAAAAAGGAAGAGCCACCCGAACACACCTTGCATAGTAAGGAAGCCTTGGTTCATCGTTATCAGGAGTTTCTGGGAGAATTTGTCTACGGGGGAATAGACGGTAGTGTAACAACATTTGCTGTGGTTGCAGGTTCTGCAGGTGCCGGTCTGGATTCGTCAGTTATAATCATTTTGGGCTTTGCCAACCTTATAGCCGACGGCTTCTCCATGTCGGTGGGCAGTTATCTATCCAACAAAAGCGAGCGAGAATACTTTGAAAAACATGAGCAGATAGAGCACTGGGAGGTAGAAAATATCCCGGATAAAGAACGGGAAGAGATAAGAGAAATTTACAGGTCCAAAGGGTTTGAAGGAGAGCTGCTGGATGAGGTGGTTGATGTAATCACATCCGACAAAGACCGGTGGGTAGACGTGATGATGAAAGAGGAGCTTGGTATGATGAAACAGAACAAGTCTCCGCTGGCTATGGGAGTGGTAACCTTTATCTCTTTTATAATGGTAGGTTTTATTCCTTTGCTTATCTATGTAATGGACTATGTTACTGAAACAGAAATGAGCCACCTCTTTCTCACTTCCATACTGCTTACCACCATAGCTTTTATACTGATAGGACTGCTGAAATCGTTTGTCAATGAGAAAAGCATCTTAATCGGTATATCCGAGACCCTATTTCTGGGATCTGCAGCCGCAATTCTGGCTTACTATGTGGGAAATATCCTTGAGAAAATTATTTGA
- a CDS encoding ZIP family metal transporter, with protein sequence MNLFSDPIIDVFIYAMITALATGLGALPFFFIKKMSRNWLGLSNAIAAGLMLAASFNLIYEGLEYDVWMVVGGILLGLIFIVLSQRVLDKYNNNFRISDISRADTQKILLILGIMTLHSFTEGVSVGVSFSGSLDLGLFITTAIAIHNIPEGLAISLVMVPRGTSPIKAVWWSIFSSLPQPLMAVPAFLFIEIFREYLPMGLGFAGGAMIWMVLAELIPEANKEIGSRSTAIAVTFSIALMILFQVLIE encoded by the coding sequence ATGAACTTATTCAGCGACCCCATCATTGATGTTTTCATCTATGCGATGATTACGGCCTTGGCAACCGGCCTGGGGGCTCTTCCCTTCTTCTTCATTAAAAAAATGAGCCGCAATTGGCTCGGTTTATCAAACGCCATAGCTGCGGGACTAATGCTGGCGGCCAGCTTCAACCTGATCTACGAGGGACTCGAGTATGATGTCTGGATGGTGGTAGGTGGAATTCTGCTTGGACTCATTTTTATCGTGCTGAGCCAGCGTGTATTGGATAAATACAACAATAACTTTCGCATCTCCGACATAAGCAGAGCCGATACACAGAAAATTCTTCTTATACTCGGTATTATGACGCTTCATTCCTTCACTGAGGGGGTCAGTGTGGGCGTTTCCTTCAGTGGCAGCCTCGACCTGGGTTTGTTTATCACAACCGCGATAGCTATTCACAACATCCCCGAAGGATTAGCTATCAGCCTGGTGATGGTGCCGCGAGGTACCTCCCCAATCAAAGCAGTCTGGTGGAGTATTTTTTCAAGTCTTCCCCAACCGCTGATGGCCGTTCCGGCCTTTTTGTTCATAGAGATATTCAGAGAATACCTCCCCATGGGCCTGGGCTTTGCGGGCGGTGCCATGATCTGGATGGTACTGGCTGAACTAATTCCGGAAGCCAACAAAGAGATCGGCTCCAGAAGTACAGCCATAGCTGTGACTTTTTCTATAGCACTGATGATACTTTTTCAAGTACTTATTGAATAA
- a CDS encoding phospho-sugar mutase has translation MKALDQNIQDKINNWLEGSYDQQTKNEIRSMLDKEKYEELTDAFYKDLEFGTGGIRGIMGVGPNRVNKYTFGMATQGFSNFLKKEYPKEQIKVAIAHDCRNNSDTLAHTVANIFSANGIHVYLFEGLRPTPELSFAIRELGCKGGVMLTASHNPKEYNGFKAYGSDGGQLVSPQDKQVMEEVQAIDSVGAIKFEGVEERIERIGKEIDEKYLEAIAKLSVSGDAIERQKDLKIVFSPIHGTAGVLAPPALKRYGFENVTLVKEQMTFDGNFPTVEYPNPEEEEALTMALDKAKEIDAELVMATDPDADRVGIAVKDLNDEWTLLNGNQTGTLIINYMLKAWKDAGKLKGKEYIVKTIVTTYLIDRIADYYDVDCYNTLTGFKYIGELMTKLEGKKQFIAGGEESYGYLIGEHVRDKDAIVSSVIIAEMTAYYKDKGSSLYEALLDIYKQHGLFREKLVSIYKKGRKGAEEIQQMLKNYRSNPPAKLGGSQVVTIKDYKTSEEKNISTGKTGKIDLPSSNVLQFITEDGSMVTVRPSGTEPKIKFYCSVNTNMKDKSDYTDLSEKLDDKIDRLMDDLMK, from the coding sequence ATGAAAGCACTTGACCAGAACATACAGGATAAAATTAATAATTGGCTGGAGGGTAGTTACGACCAGCAGACCAAGAATGAAATAAGGTCAATGCTTGATAAGGAAAAATATGAAGAGCTGACGGATGCTTTTTATAAAGATCTGGAATTCGGTACCGGCGGAATCCGAGGTATCATGGGAGTCGGTCCAAACCGGGTTAACAAATACACCTTCGGAATGGCTACCCAGGGATTCAGCAACTTTCTGAAGAAGGAATATCCAAAAGAGCAAATCAAGGTGGCCATAGCGCATGACTGCCGCAACAATTCGGACACGCTTGCCCATACCGTTGCCAATATATTTTCTGCTAACGGCATTCATGTGTACCTGTTCGAAGGGCTGCGTCCTACCCCCGAACTCTCCTTCGCAATACGCGAACTCGGATGTAAAGGCGGGGTGATGCTCACCGCTTCCCACAACCCAAAAGAATACAATGGTTTTAAAGCCTACGGTTCGGATGGCGGGCAGCTGGTATCTCCACAAGACAAGCAGGTCATGGAAGAAGTGCAAGCTATTGACAGTGTAGGAGCTATCAAGTTTGAGGGTGTAGAAGAGCGGATTGAACGAATCGGGAAAGAGATCGATGAAAAATACCTGGAAGCTATTGCAAAGCTTTCTGTTTCCGGAGATGCCATAGAGCGGCAAAAAGATCTAAAGATTGTGTTCTCTCCCATTCACGGAACAGCAGGTGTTCTGGCCCCTCCCGCACTAAAAAGATATGGGTTTGAGAATGTAACACTGGTCAAAGAGCAGATGACCTTTGACGGTAATTTTCCAACCGTTGAATACCCTAATCCTGAGGAAGAAGAGGCGCTGACTATGGCGCTGGACAAGGCAAAAGAGATTGATGCCGAACTGGTGATGGCTACCGATCCCGATGCCGACCGTGTGGGTATTGCGGTGAAAGATTTAAATGACGAGTGGACCCTTCTCAATGGTAATCAGACGGGTACCTTGATCATTAATTATATGCTCAAAGCCTGGAAAGATGCCGGAAAACTTAAAGGCAAGGAGTATATCGTCAAAACTATTGTAACCACCTACCTCATCGATCGCATCGCCGACTACTACGATGTTGATTGCTATAACACCTTAACCGGCTTTAAATATATCGGCGAGTTGATGACAAAACTCGAAGGCAAAAAACAATTTATTGCCGGCGGCGAAGAGAGTTATGGTTATTTGATCGGCGAACATGTGCGGGATAAAGATGCTATTGTTTCTTCCGTAATTATTGCAGAAATGACTGCCTACTATAAAGACAAAGGAAGCAGCCTGTACGAAGCTCTGCTTGACATCTATAAGCAGCACGGTTTATTCCGAGAGAAATTGGTTTCTATCTACAAAAAAGGTCGTAAAGGGGCCGAAGAGATTCAGCAAATGCTGAAAAACTACCGCAGCAATCCGCCTGCTAAACTGGGAGGATCTCAAGTGGTAACCATCAAGGATTATAAAACAAGCGAAGAGAAAAATATAAGTACCGGGAAAACCGGAAAGATCGACCTGCCATCCTCCAATGTACTGCAGTTTATCACCGAAGACGGGTCTATGGTTACGGTACGTCCCTCCGGCACCGAGCCAAAGATCAAGTTCTACTGCAGCGTGAATACCAACATGAAGGACAAAAGTGACTACACCGATCTAAGTGAAAAACTGGATGATAAAATTGACCGCCTGATGGACGATCTTATGAAGTAG
- a CDS encoding carbohydrate porin, translating into MKNTSREYNRKHNFKICLFLIFILGYTYHPLALAQSNSADEKNPFRVSVTYTGEFWGNLSGGVERGTAYLDNIDVNLEIDFEALPLGLEGTTVYIYGLGNQGNSISQLTGDLQGLSNIEAQNSWRFFEVWAQKKFFLANSSVLVGLYDINSEFNVLESSLLFLNSSHGLDASLALSGVLGPSTFPFTSLGGRFKINPSGGWVFKVAVLDGVPSNPANTRGTKIFWREDDGLLYLAELALYSIKGNQLERRSRTARLQRLLDRGAAERGGYKFAIGGWAYSQRRSGWIQDESEKRDLGLYAMGEYQIYSEPADPVQGITVFGRASIANEQINRLAGYLGGGITYRGLIDGRSRDDLGFSVAHAINSSAYRSVSLELNNRPSERAETNFEFTYLAVLNPSVSVQADLQYIMNPNMVPGTPNSLAVGARMLLSF; encoded by the coding sequence ATGAAAAACACCTCAAGAGAATATAACCGGAAGCATAATTTTAAGATATGCCTGTTTCTGATATTCATTTTGGGATACACATACCATCCCCTGGCTCTCGCTCAGAGTAACAGTGCGGATGAGAAAAATCCGTTCAGGGTTAGTGTAACCTATACGGGTGAATTTTGGGGAAATCTTTCCGGTGGTGTGGAAAGGGGAACTGCCTATTTAGATAATATCGATGTAAATCTTGAGATTGATTTCGAGGCTTTACCCCTGGGGCTGGAAGGAACGACCGTCTATATTTACGGGCTGGGAAACCAGGGGAACAGCATCTCGCAGCTCACCGGAGATTTGCAGGGGTTAAGCAATATTGAAGCACAAAATTCATGGCGTTTCTTTGAAGTTTGGGCTCAGAAGAAATTTTTTCTGGCAAACAGTTCTGTACTCGTTGGCTTGTACGATATCAACTCTGAATTTAATGTATTGGAAAGCAGCCTGCTCTTTCTAAACAGTTCTCATGGTCTGGATGCCTCATTGGCACTGAGTGGGGTGTTAGGCCCTTCAACTTTTCCATTTACTTCTTTAGGTGGGCGTTTTAAAATAAACCCTTCCGGAGGTTGGGTTTTTAAAGTAGCTGTACTGGACGGAGTACCATCAAATCCTGCCAATACCCGGGGGACCAAAATATTCTGGAGAGAGGATGACGGACTCTTATATCTTGCTGAACTAGCTCTGTATTCTATAAAAGGCAATCAATTGGAAAGACGCAGCCGTACCGCACGGCTACAGAGATTGCTGGATCGGGGAGCCGCCGAGAGGGGCGGTTATAAATTTGCAATAGGGGGATGGGCTTATTCCCAAAGACGTTCGGGTTGGATACAGGATGAGTCAGAAAAGCGTGATTTAGGATTATATGCAATGGGTGAGTATCAAATTTATTCGGAACCTGCTGATCCGGTGCAAGGAATAACAGTTTTTGGGAGAGCGAGCATCGCAAATGAACAAATAAACAGGTTAGCCGGATATCTTGGGGGCGGAATTACCTATAGGGGCTTGATTGACGGTCGATCCCGGGACGATTTGGGATTTTCAGTAGCTCATGCTATTAACAGCTCAGCATATCGGTCGGTCAGCCTTGAGCTGAATAATCGTCCATCTGAGAGAGCAGAAACAAATTTTGAATTTACCTATCTGGCGGTACTAAACCCATCGGTTAGTGTTCAAGCAGATCTGCAATATATCATGAATCCAAATATGGTGCCGGGGACACCTAATTCTCTGGCTGTCGGTGCAAGGATGCTCTTATCATTCTAA
- the lgt gene encoding prolipoprotein diacylglyceryl transferase, which yields MQPNNYFIWDGDPIAFSLGTIDLPFPLAIWGIVLAVVVFFWGFSKMVPESSKYEETKEPPAWKVLLLGLGALIGGQLIFLILPSPTIDQIGPIEPRWYGFLFMGSFVVGFFLMRQMYIAAGRTMEELDKLLLYVLIATVVGARLGHVIFYDLGYYLRNPSQIIAIWRGGLASHGAAIGIILAMYLYVKKVPKMSFLWLADRVVIVVAFAGAMIRTGNFMNSEIIGKPTELPWAVVFEKVDMIPRHPTMLYEAILCLVIFALLWIIYKRYEQQPPEGSIFGLFLMLLFGGRFFLEFTKVNQAAFAGEWTINMGQWLSIPLVAIGVWLVWKKVNWKKKGN from the coding sequence ATGCAACCAAACAATTATTTTATCTGGGACGGTGATCCGATAGCATTCAGCCTCGGTACCATTGATCTTCCATTTCCATTAGCTATTTGGGGAATAGTCCTCGCCGTTGTGGTCTTTTTCTGGGGCTTTTCAAAGATGGTCCCTGAATCAAGCAAATACGAAGAAACAAAAGAACCCCCTGCCTGGAAAGTACTGTTGCTTGGACTGGGAGCACTCATCGGTGGGCAACTGATCTTCCTCATTTTACCCTCACCGACCATAGATCAAATCGGTCCCATAGAACCACGTTGGTACGGATTCCTATTTATGGGGTCGTTCGTCGTCGGTTTTTTCCTGATGCGCCAAATGTACATAGCGGCCGGCAGGACCATGGAGGAACTCGACAAATTGCTGCTCTATGTACTGATAGCCACGGTTGTAGGCGCACGACTGGGACACGTAATCTTTTATGACCTTGGGTACTACCTTCGTAACCCTTCGCAGATCATTGCCATATGGCGGGGTGGACTGGCAAGCCATGGTGCCGCCATCGGAATCATCCTGGCCATGTACCTCTACGTGAAGAAAGTGCCAAAAATGAGTTTTCTCTGGCTGGCCGATCGAGTAGTAATAGTAGTCGCCTTTGCGGGTGCCATGATCCGAACAGGTAACTTCATGAATTCGGAAATTATCGGTAAACCTACCGAGCTTCCCTGGGCTGTGGTCTTTGAAAAAGTGGATATGATTCCACGTCACCCCACCATGTTATACGAAGCAATACTCTGCCTGGTGATATTTGCACTGCTATGGATAATCTACAAACGATATGAACAACAGCCGCCGGAAGGATCTATTTTCGGACTCTTTCTTATGCTGTTATTCGGGGGGCGTTTCTTCCTGGAATTTACCAAGGTGAATCAGGCTGCATTTGCAGGTGAATGGACTATCAATATGGGACAATGGCTAAGCATACCGCTGGTAGCTATAGGCGTTTGGCTGGTTTGGAAAAAGGTAAACTGGAAGAAAAAGGGAAATTAA
- the cysS gene encoding cysteine--tRNA ligase: MDDLHIYNTLSREKEKFEPIEKGFVGIYVCGPTVYGDPHLGHAKSYVSFDLVIRYLRYLGYNVRYVQNITDVGHLTDDADQGEDKLEKQARKEKLEPMEIAEKYTYNYFRDMDKLQVLRPDISPRATGHIIEQIEMVKKLIENDHAYVTDGNVYFDVSSNKDYGKLSGRSVEELESGSRIETASDKKSPEDFALWKRAEEGHIMRWPSPWGEGYPGWHVECSAMSTKYLGEHFDIHGGGLDNQFPHHECEIAQSEGAYNKPFANYWMHNNMVTLEGQKMGKSLGNAISLDEFFRGDHELLSRAWDPQVIRFFLLQSHYRSTTDFSEEALNGAESGLRNLQDIIRLIRQTEPGQGDAYDVDSLRENLESKLNDDFNSAQAIAILFEELKKLRKQINQNQTPENLDDISTYLEEFVDGVLGIWPEEEKASGDDKTGELVRLLIELRSRARDNKNFELADAIRDRLNDIGIELMDSPEGTDFKIK; the protein is encoded by the coding sequence ATGGACGATTTACATATCTACAACACCCTTTCGAGAGAAAAGGAGAAATTCGAACCCATTGAAAAAGGCTTTGTAGGCATCTATGTGTGTGGCCCGACAGTATACGGCGATCCGCATCTCGGTCACGCCAAAAGCTATGTATCCTTTGACCTGGTTATACGTTACCTGCGATACCTGGGATATAATGTCCGTTATGTGCAAAATATTACCGACGTGGGGCATCTCACCGATGATGCCGATCAGGGAGAAGACAAGCTTGAAAAGCAGGCCCGGAAGGAGAAGCTGGAACCCATGGAGATTGCCGAAAAGTACACCTATAACTACTTCCGGGATATGGACAAGCTGCAGGTACTGCGCCCCGATATCTCCCCACGGGCTACCGGACATATCATCGAACAGATTGAGATGGTAAAAAAGCTCATTGAAAATGATCACGCTTATGTTACCGACGGAAATGTGTACTTTGATGTCTCTTCGAATAAAGATTACGGCAAACTAAGCGGGAGGTCGGTCGAGGAGCTTGAAAGCGGCTCACGCATTGAAACTGCATCTGATAAAAAATCACCGGAAGATTTTGCCCTCTGGAAGCGCGCCGAAGAAGGACATATTATGAGATGGCCCTCTCCATGGGGTGAAGGTTATCCCGGTTGGCACGTAGAGTGCTCAGCAATGTCTACCAAATATCTGGGAGAACATTTCGATATACACGGTGGTGGTCTTGATAACCAGTTTCCTCATCACGAATGCGAGATCGCCCAGAGCGAAGGCGCTTACAATAAGCCTTTCGCCAATTACTGGATGCACAACAATATGGTAACCCTGGAGGGTCAGAAGATGGGCAAGTCGCTGGGCAATGCCATCTCCCTGGATGAATTTTTCAGAGGAGACCATGAGCTGCTCAGCAGAGCCTGGGACCCTCAAGTCATTCGCTTCTTTTTGCTGCAGAGCCATTACCGCAGTACAACTGACTTTTCTGAGGAAGCCCTGAACGGCGCGGAATCCGGACTCAGAAATTTACAGGATATCATTCGTCTGATCCGGCAAACCGAACCGGGTCAGGGCGATGCCTATGATGTAGACAGTCTCAGGGAGAATCTGGAGAGCAAGCTAAATGATGATTTCAACTCGGCTCAGGCCATTGCCATCCTTTTTGAAGAACTGAAAAAACTGCGAAAGCAAATCAACCAGAATCAAACGCCTGAAAATCTTGACGATATCAGCACTTATCTGGAGGAGTTTGTGGATGGAGTGCTGGGCATCTGGCCCGAAGAAGAGAAGGCCTCAGGCGACGATAAAACTGGAGAACTGGTCAGGCTGCTTATCGAACTCAGGAGCAGGGCAAGAGATAACAAAAACTTTGAGCTTGCCGATGCCATCCGCGACCGCCTGAATGATATAGGCATTGAGCTGATGGATTCACCTGAAGGCACCGATTTTAAGATTAAATGA